The stretch of DNA ACTAACAGTTTGAACACGAAGATTCAACAGTGCATAACAAGCGCTGATAAAAGAGTTGCGGCTACAATTCAAAACTTATCCACAGGTTTAAAAGTAAATTCGGCAAAAGATGATTCAGCGGGGCTTTATGCTGGAACAAATTTCTCTGTTCAGACCAGCGGGACAAAGCAGGCATATAATAATACTTTAACCGGCATAAACATTCTAGGCACAGCAGATAATGCGCTTGGCAATATGAGCAATCTTATATCAAGGGTAAGAGAATTAGCGCTAAGAAGCGCTAACGGAACTTACAGTTCACAGGAACGTTCATCGATGCAGCAAGAGGCAGAGGGACTGGTTGCCGAGATGAGAAATATAGAAAAAAGTACAAGTTTTAGCGGACGTAGTATCTTTGCCGAAACAGGCGGTATTTCAGGTAATAACACCCCTGCTGAAAACAACCCCAACCATAAAACCGTTGAGCAGGTAGAAGCAGAGTATGCCTCAGCAAAGGCTTCCGGCAATCTTGTGTTAATCAACACAAGAGCTGAGCTTGAAGCTATAAAAAATACCCAAACAGAGAGCAATAAGGTTTATGTCCTTATGAGCGACATTAACCTTGCAGGAAAGGAATGGGAACCTATTTCTCCCGGATATGCTACAGCGTTTAAAGGCACTATTGATGGCAACGGTTATAAAATAGATAATTTAACATGTAGTAGTGGCAGCTATAAAGGTTTTATAGGCGATTTGATGGGTACGGTCAAAAACCTTGCCTTAACAAATGTAAATATATCAGGAGGAAGCACTCTAGGAGGACTTGTGGGTCGTTTTGACTCCGGTACAATCGATAATTGCTATGTAACAGGAAAAGTAAGCGGAACAGGCAATCAAATAGGGGGAATAACGGGAAGAATGCTGGCATCGGCTCGTATTATAAATAGTTATGCAAACGTTGATGTATCGGGGGGGCAAGATACAGGCGGTCTGGTCGGTGCATTGCATGGCAATGTACCCAGAATAGAAAATTGCTACAGCGAAGGAACTGTATCAGGGGCTACACCAACCAGCAGTAATATAGGGGGCTTGATAGGGTCTATAAATGCAACAACTCCTACACTAGTTAATTCTTACTCGACGTCCCGGGTTTTAGCTACATCAAGCAGCTCAGGAGGTTTTATAGGAAACATTACGTCATCAAAT from Candidatus Gastranaerophilales bacterium encodes:
- a CDS encoding flagellin, which gives rise to MISIVTNSLNTKIQQCITSADKRVAATIQNLSTGLKVNSAKDDSAGLYAGTNFSVQTSGTKQAYNNTLTGINILGTADNALGNMSNLISRVRELALRSANGTYSSQERSSMQQEAEGLVAEMRNIEKSTSFSGRSIFAETGGISGNNTPAENNPNHKTVEQVEAEYASAKASGNLVLINTRAELEAIKNTQTESNKVYVLMSDINLAGKEWEPISPGYATAFKGTIDGNGYKIDNLTCSSGSYKGFIGDLMGTVKNLALTNVNISGGSTLGGLVGRFDSGTIDNCYVTGKVSGTGNQIGGITGRMLASARIINSYANVDVSGGQDTGGLVGALHGNVPRIENCYSEGTVSGATPTSSNIGGLIGSINATTPTLVNSYSTSRVLATSSSSGGFIGNITSSNISAISNNHWSSESSGKSTSVGTGFTLDDTRAKNEKASFFSNSKNLTFLGGNYDYDFNPPQLKLFVEPPPNPPKGMRLQVGANSGDDNVLYIDCSFTLGDFKVNLATATAALDSLNKIDALIKKISNKRSGFGAYENRLNSALSLQLTRELNYSSSESAIMDTDIAASSSKLTKSQILRNAGVSLLSQTSQINKDLLLSLI